The DNA window AATTGACCagcagcacccacagccttttgggggcgagagttccagatttttattaccctttgtgtgaaagaatgattcctgatttccctcctaaatggacgaattctgattttaaggttatgccccttgtcctggattccctcaccaaagaaaatagcttctctgtatctaccctatcaaatcccctaaTCATTTTAAAGGCCTCGATTAGATCTCCCCTCAATACACGCCACATAAGGAAgttgttcttcacacaaagaatgatcaacacatGCAGTGAACGTCTGAGTAGAGGAAAGCCCTAATATCCTCGCCCTCATTTATAAATCCCTCTATGGTCTTACCCCacctctgtaacgtcctccagacCTAGGTTCCTCCCAATGCCCTCAGTCTTCCAACTCTGGTCCCTGTACACCCCCCTCCctctaaaaggattaaattatgaggacagattccatagacttggcttgtattgccttgaatatagaagattaaggggtgatttaattgaagtgtttaagatgattaaaggattcgatagggtagatagagagaaactatttcctctggtgggggagtccagaacaagggggcataaccttaaaattagagccaggccgttcaggcgagatgtcaggaagcacttcttcacacaaagtgaaaatccgccccaaaaagctgttgaggctgggggtcaattgaaaatttcaacattgcgattgatggatttttgttaggcgagggtattaagagttacagaaaccaaggcgggtagatggagttaagatacagagcagccatgatttaattgaatggcagaacaggctcgaggggtcgaatggcctccttctgttcctgtgtatgTTCCTCCACTCCACTATGAGTGTTAGAGCTTTCAATTGCCTCAATCCGACATTctggaattcctctccctctccttgctACTTCTACGCTGCCTTTAAAAGTCTCCTCAATCTCACCTGTTTTCGACTGTGCTTTtggtcctctcctcactctttcactGGTGTTCAAGGCCCGTTTCTcctctataaagcactttgggacatttaccACTTTAAGGCTGCTGTTGGTTACTGTTTgctttgtgatggtgggggtggatGGACGAACTAGGATGGGACAATCTTGTGAAATTGAGAGAAAAACAATTGAACAATACgagtgggttttgatagagtaaataaggagaacctgtttccattggcaggagggtcattaaccagaggacgcagatttaatgtaattggcataagaaccagagggcaagatgaggagaattttttcactcagtgagttgttatgatctggaatgcttcaaagggcagtggaagcagattcaatgatgactttcaaaagggaattggataaatacttgaaaagaaaacatttgcagggctgtggggaaagagcgggggagttggactaattggatagttctttcaaagagccggcactggcacgatgggccgaatggcctcctgcgctgtatgattctatgaaaaaggtTCACTTACCCTTCCTTCAAGACAGCAGTGCCCCTTTAATATTTCTCAGCATGGCTCTGACAAGGCCTTGTGCCTCAGCACTTGCGCCAGGCAGCACGTTGGACAAAGGTGGAGTAAGTGTGGCCTGAGAAACGTCACCTTTTGAACCAAATCGCTGAATCCTGGGAAAGCCCAAAGGTTAAACCTAGAACCCTGGGAAATTTAGACAACACGCTAAAGAGAACAAAGAGCTCTTGTTTCAGCGGAGCTTTGATGAGCAGACAGTCAGGGCCTCTGGATGAATGGCTGCTTTGTCCAGATAACATCTTATCTGGTCTGAATGTTCGAGGAAAGGAGGGAGTTGAGTAGCTTTCTCCGGCCTGACTTTTAGCAAGTAAATTGGAAGTTGTCAGACGGCAGTTTCTTGACCTGTTTCTGCCCAGGGTGAGTGACATTTAACCCATGAATCCTTAGGATAAATGTCCCATCTTGGTTGGTCATTTAGATGGAAAAAGGGGGTCTCACCTTTTGTGGTCAAAAGTATAAAAGATCGGACTTCTGATTCACAAACCGAATAAGAAAACCTTTTGGGAAAGAGGAAGGTTTTGAAAGGCTGCCAGGTTGTGAaggtttaaagaaagaaaaataaagacttgcatttatatagcgcctttcatgacctcaggatgtcctaaagcgttttacagccaatgaagtactttttgaagtgtagtcactgttgtaggaaatgcggcagtcaatttacgcacagcaagatcccacaaacagcaatgtgataatgaccagataatctgttttaaggagggataaacgttggccaggacagccaggagaattcccctgctcttctttgaaatagtgccgtgggattttttacatctactgagagggcagatggggccttggtttaatgtctcatccaaaagacagcccctccaacagtgcagcactccctcattactgcactggattgtcagcctagattttgtgctcaaggctctggaatggggtttgaacccacaatttgctgactcagagatgagagtgctagccACAGCTGCCACCGAGTCTGATTGAATCAAGCAATTTAAGGCTATCACAATGTGAGTAACTATTCAAGTTTCTGAGGACAGAGAGACCGAAATTAGAAATGAATCACAGCCCTGGAATAACAGCAGGCGCAACTTTAGAAATGCCAGAAGCAGACGAGAACCCAAGAGAGGGGGGCAATACGGCGATGGGTGGAGGTTAACCTGCAGATCTTCTCAGGGGTGAACACAAGTGTTCCTGAGGGACGCAGAACATCCTGATTCTAACACAGTTTGGAAGGACAAGGCTGTATGAAGCCAGCAGCTGATCAGAAATAGATCTTAAATGTACCTGGACGTTCAAAGCTGTTAAACTGTCTGTTATACAAGGAATCTGACCTAAAAAATAGCCTTTCCAGCTTTGTTTTAATCTTGGACATTGACTTTATTCTGTATGAAGTGGAGCCCAGCTGATCCTGAGTTATTGCGATGCACTAAAACTACTTGAGCCTTTAACAATTGTCAATTAATTACATCATCTAAGTACTGAGAGCAGATTATTATTTCCAGATTATTAtttcttttaaactgaattcaaattctcaaactgccacgagTAACATGGCCACTACATTACGTACCTCTTGTACGTGACTTCATCTTTGATGATTTTGACAAGAGAAGGTTAACTCATGAACTCAATGGATTACTGTGCTGGGTTTGGTTTGTGTTCCTGAAAATATACACTGACCTGGTGAGCCAAGGTTTGAGGTATGATGTAGAGGGTAAATTTTCAGCCAGTTCTCTGATGTGGATTTGAGCTGGAGGGAATTCTTCTGATGCCCTTTGGTTAATATTCCTACAGATTTACAAAGGGCTGGAGAATTGAGAACGGCCTGTGCTTTTAAAACAATAGCAGCATTTGTGACAGTCACGGTGACAGGAGGTGATGCGATtgaggaattcgggagaaacaaataagaaattcaggagaaacaagaaggaattcagaagaaaccaataaggaattcaggagaaacctctttatccagagagtggtgagaatgtggagcattgctaccacaaggagtggttgaggcgaatatcatagatgtatttaaggggaagcttgattaaacacatgagggagaaaggaatagaagattatgctgatagggttagatgaagaagggtgggaggaggctcgtgtggagcataaacaccggcatagaccagttgggccgaatggcctgtttctgtgctgttaactcAGTGTGTTGGTAATCTCTATGCTGGCGATCTGTTACCCCAGTTTTCTCCTGAAGTTGTTGGCTcacactggggtacggttccatgaAAGTCAGCAGGAATACAACTATTCTTCAGTCCCCTAGCCTAGGCAGCAAATATCAGGCAGGGTGCTCGATCGCAGGTGGAGATGCTCAGCAcccatgggtcactggatagtaatcaggactgGTTACTTCCCACTCTCGAGCCCATTGATACTGAGGCCAATCACAGTCTCCCTGGTTGACTATTTACTGTCCTGGGATCAAACCTCAGACTCTCTTGGTTATTAGGACTCAGTACCCCATTGGTGCCAGTTACCAGCTGAGCCATCAAGAGGAGCAATTCCTCCTTATAGGCAGAAAAAGCTTCATTTCTGCTCCTTCCCCAGAAGGCCTTCACGCGCCCTGGGGATATGGTTTAGTGATTGCAGCAACATCAGCCCACTGATACCTTGTCCAGATGGCCAATGCTCATGTGTGGCTGTGGGCAGACTATCCGACTATAGGGGGAATCACATCCTTTCCTGGCATTGACACCAACCCAGCAGGATAGTGACGGGCACCAggtttttttgtttttcctcGCCTTCATACTGATTGAAGCTTCTTGGAGGAGATCAGCTGAGTCAACACAGATCAGAGCGGGGGCCCTGGGATCTCGCCGATCGACGTGACTCAGCTCCGAGTGACTGAAGCTGCCGGGGAGCTGGGGGAACATTTACAAATAATGTGAACAAACTGAGGGATGTTGGATATTGAGAGTATTAAAAtatctccccccacctcaccaagTAAATGCTCCTTTTAGCAAGGGCAGGGTGTGAGATCTTTCATACCCAGTCCTTAGGAGTCCAGAACAGATTACTGCCACTGAGTTCAGTTTTAATGATGAATGCACTTCAAACAAATTGCGtttttttaatggatttttttaatttttaaggtATTTTGGGTACAATGACACAGGACATAGTGAGCCTGTTTATATATAAAGTTTTGAACATGGAGTGCGTTGGTGTCAATGAGGCTATTGCAGAAAGTGGAATTGAAAGGTCGAACTTTCTCAGCCAATGTTAGTTTGAAGAATCCCATCCCCCATGGGTGGAATGTTTTACGTGTGATCATTTGTGATGTGGAATATTGTAAAAGGCTGAGACTCATCAGTGGGACCCCATGTTCACCCAGTCTCTGGGATTACCTTGTGCTTTAGATTCTGGTCCcctgattttctcccctccttttctcAATGAGCTGACTCATCCCGCGGAACCATTCTACAGGCTCACCGTGAATCCCCAAGCTCTGAGAATCAGCGGTGAGCTCTGGGACTCCGCGGTGAGCTCTGGGACTCCGCGGTGAGCTCTGGGACTCCGCGGTGAGCTCTGGGACTCCGCGGTGAGCTCTGGGAATCCGCGGTGAGCTCTGGGAATCCGCGGTGAGTTTTGGCTACAAAGATCACTGCCACAGATTTGGGTTGACAAACCATGTCGTTTCTCAATGGACACTGACAGCTGGCAGTCCAGACCATGTGCTCACTGACAGTAAATAGTCAACAAGACACCATAAGGATGAGATGAAataagttgggaggaggctcatgtggacaatggcatagaccagttgggccaaatggcctgtttctgagctctaAAATTCTATGTGGCGGCCGTGCcgacagctgcctgggccctaagctctggaattcccaccctaaacctctccgtctctctacctctctctcctgcttaagatgctccttaaaacctacctctttgaccgagcattaggtcacctgccctaatatctccttatgtggctcggtgtcaaattttgttttaacaatgatcctgtgaagggccttgggacgtataactactataaatgcaagttgttgttgtttaaaaagTTAAGCATCTCTGCTTTAATAGGAGGTGACTGAGAGGGGACTCTATAGAAGTATCGAAGATAATAGATGGTACAGTAAAGCAAAATCCCGAGACCACTACTTCATGGTAAACCATGTCAGGAGGACCAACACTTGCACAGATGCCAACTGGAGTCAGGCAAATTTAGGATTAATGTCAGGACATCCTCCTTCACACAAAAAATAACCAACACTTGAAATGGAAGAgtagcagagagggagagagccttGAAGTTATTTAAGAGACTGATGGGGAGGAGACCATAGTTCTTTCTAGGTGGATGAGCTAAGGGGCCAAATGACCTACATCAGCTGTATTTATCTTGACATCTTGTGATGGCAACTGGTAGCAGTTGGATCAATGAGTGAATAATTTAGGTGGATTGACGTCTGGAGGCTGAGCTGAGGTGTTAGGATACCCAACGCATTGTTCTGAGGAAGCTCAGTAATCTGTTGGAGGCAGAGTGATGATCTGGATGAAGTCTTCATATTTCACAATGCCGTTCGGGGAAATATTTGCTTCTCTTAGGAGGTCGTCAACTGTAAAATTGATTTGCACAATTTAGTTCAACATTTATATTTTCTAATTCTAATCTTTGTTTCTATCACTGTGTGAAATATAATCAATTCCACTTATCAAAATGCATATCTGTTTTGGTTGATTTATTGAGACCAatgttttctcccccccccagttttctcctcctctcccgaaggcattgactcctgttGGAATGTGGTGCCAAAggcactggtcaaaaaagtacaagcccatggcatccaagggaaagtggcaaattggatccgaaattggctcaatggcaggaagcaaagggtgatggttgaCAAGTGTTTTTCCCCtgtaaggctgtttccagtgggattccgcaaggctcagaactgggccccttgctttttgtggtatatattgatgatttggacttgaaagtggggggcttgatcaagaagtttgcagatgatacaaaaattggccgtgtgcttgatagtgaggaggaaagctgtagcctgcaggaagatatcaatggactggtcaggtgggcagaaaagtggcaaatggaattcaatccagagaagtgtgaggtaatgcatttgggaggtgCAAACAAAGTAAGGAAGtacaaaataaatgggaggatactgagaggtgtagaggaacagagggaccttggagtgcacgtccacagatccctgaaggtagcaggacaggtggataagatggttaaaaaggcatatgggatactttcctttattagctgaggcatagaatataagagcagggaggttatgctagaactgtataaaacattggttaggccacagcttgagtactatgtacagttctggtcaccacattacaggaaagatgtgattgtactagagaggatacagaggagatttacaaggatgttgccagggctggagaatttaagctgtgagaaaagattggataggctgaggttgttttctttggaacaaaggaggccgaggggaaatttaattgaggtataaaattatgacgggactagatagagtggatagggaggacctatttcgcttagcagaggggtcagtgaccagggggcatagatttaaagtaattggtagaaggatttagaggggagctgaggaaaaatgttttcaccctgagggtggtaggggtctggaactcactgcctgaaagggtggtagagacagaaaccctcaactcgtttaaagtgtacttggatgtgcacctgaagtaccgagacctacagggctacggaccaagtgctggaaagcgggattaagctggatagctctttttcagccggcacggacacgatgggccaaatcgcctccttctgtgccgtaactttctatgattctatggatggTCCATTGATGTCCTCTGTTTtcttgctcaagtggccattgttTCAGGAATGTAGGAGAGGGGACAGGGACGAGGTAGCAGAAGACTCCTGGCCTCCGTGGAACCAGCTACTGGTGGCATTAGGAGTGGATAGGGTGTCAGTTATGGCTCAGCggttagcactcttgcctctgagttggaggttgtgggttcaagtcccactccagtgacttgagcacataatccagaccaacactcccagtgccatcTTAAGAGagtgctgtgctgttggaggtgctgtcttttggatgagatgttaaaccaaggccccgacgGCCCTCTTGGGTAGATGTAAAAGGTCCAATGAcactttggaagaagagcaggggaggttgtcctggccaatatttatccctcaaccaacatcaccaagacagattgtctggtcatttatctcattgctgtttgtgggatcttgctgtgtgcaaattggctgccacgtttcctacattacaacagtcactacacttccaaaagtactttgttcgctgtgacatcccgaggtcgtgaaatatgctatagaaatacaagttccttCAAAAAGAAGAGGCAGTTTTTGTCATTGTTCCTCACCTTCCTTGTTGGTCAGTTTCTCCCCGAGTTGGGTTAATTTGGCCCTCAGCTCAGACGCCGTTATGAAGCCTCTTTTCTGCTTGTCGGTCATCAACATGGCTTCCAGGATCTCTTTCTGTGGATCCTCCTGCTGAGTTTGCTGGTGAATGATTGCAAGGAACGTCGAGAAATCCAATTCCCCACTTCTTTCTGGTGTGTAAAAAAAGAGACGTGAGATGGAATGTGAGCAGCTGCCTCTCACCCAGCTCTGTAACTACCTCACCTTCCCTTACAGCCTCTCCATCTTATTATGCTTGAAGTTATTTTCCCCTTCTCCCTACACGCACTGTCCAGCAGGCCTTGCTTTATGGGGATGAGCAGCAGAATTCCAACTCCTACCCCTGCTGAAATTGGCCCAGTTCAGCACCAAAGAGTCCACCTGGGACCTCCtgaccagctgtggctcagtgggtcgcactcttgccgattgagtcagaaatttgtgggttcatagtcccactcaagagacttgagcacaaaatcatggctgacagtcccagtgcagtaggtgagggagtgctgcactgttggaggtgtcgtctttcagatgagacgttaaaccaaggccccgcctgccctctcaggtagacgtaaatgatcccatggcactattcaaaagaagagcaggggagttctccctggtgtcctggccaatatttatccctcaaccaacatcaatcaccaagacagattacctggtcattatctcattgctgtttgtgggatcttgctgtgcacaaattggctgccacatttcctgcactacaacacttcaaaagtacttcactggctgtacatCTCTAACTCATCCTCGACCCATCATTGATTTATATCATATGTTCTGTATTTTTGTTCCCTCAGTCCCATCCCCCCCTCTGAAAATAGCGGCCTTTACCAGGGTCTAGCTCCCTGGCACTGGCAGCTTTTGGCTACCTCTTCCAAGTAGCTATTCGCCATCTGTGAGCCTACGTGGCAAGTGTCAATGGACTATTCTACaatggaggcatcacagccaaacccaaagTCGACACAACCgcaactttccagcaggaatcaggaGAGggcaccctggctgatttttcacctCCTTACCCCCAGGGGGTGCTGAAGGCCTTTGCAGCCTCAATTGCTGAACTGGTTGAGATCGGCTAACTCACCCCAGACCAGGAATTAAACCTGGTACTTTCTGGcctgtatgactcagtaccacagGAGGCAGTGCCTTAACCTATTGAGCCACTGGGGGAGTTTCAAACATATGCTAATTTAAAAAATGTCTAGCAAACTTGAGGTGTCCCTGAAGTCTAATATTGTGCAGAATACATACATTTTACAAAGTTCAACAGTTACTGCTTTTGGTCCTATTTTCAGATTAAGGCCATaaaacccccccccaaaaaaagcgcGGGTTaacttctagaggaatagaattataAAGTAGAGAAGTTATATCACActtattctggtctccatattacagaaaggatatggaggcaccagagaaggtgcaaaaaaagatttacaaggatgacaccagaactgagaggttataaactaccagaaaagactgaacaggctgggactcttttctctggaaaagagaaggctgaggagtgacctgatagaggtctttaaaattatgaaggggtttgatagggtagacgtagagatgtttccacttgtggggaatctaaaactaagggccataaatataagatagtcactaataaatccaataaggaattcaggaaaaacttctttacccagagggtggtcagaatgtggaactcgttaccacatggagtagtcgaggtgaatagcttacatgcatttaaggggatgcgagataaacacatgagggagaaaggaatatgaagtaagggaggaggctcgtgtggagtataaacaccagcatggaccaggtgggccgaatagcctgtttctgtgctgtacattctatgtaattctatgtaaaagttgCAGTTACCTATTTTATGATGCAGCAggtgtctctccacctctcccggTGTGGGTCTGGTGCCCAGGCATCGCATCACTGTGATCAGGTCTCCAGCGGATATCTTGCCTTTGCGAGTCTTGTCATACAGGGAGAAGCACTCCTTGAATTCTGAGGAAAGCAGATCGGGCATGTCATGACACATAGGGTCGCGTCAGTGTAAACTGCTCTGAGATGTCTCCCTGCACATGAGGAGTGTTACGGAAATGCAAGTCATTATCGttatgccatttaaaaaaaaaattcgttcatgggatgtgggcgtcactggcgaggccggcatttattgcccatccctaattgtccttgagaaggtggtggtgagccgccttcttgaaccgctgcagtccgtgtggtgaaggttctcccacagtgctgttaggcagggagttccaggatttccacccagcgacgatgaaggaacggcgatatatttccaagtcgggatggtgtgtgacttggaggggaacgtgcaggtggtgttgttcccatgtgcctgctgcccttgtccttctaagtggtagaggtcgggggtttgggaggtgctgtcgaagaagccttggcgagttgctgcagtgcatcctgtggatggtacatactgcagccacagtgcaacggtggtgaagggagtgtaaAATAaggtgtattattctgctgctaaggtaaaGTTGTGTTTAACTTTAAAGCTACAAAATCTGATTGCTGTAAATTCTAGGGTCATTTAGAGCTTAATTGCTGCAAGTGAGGGAATTTTTGCAGATTGGCAGATGCTTGTATATTTACAATTGCAGGTCAGATGAAGCCAGCATGAAATTACaagctttcttttccttttttaatgTACCTTTAGACACTTTGAAGCGTGATGTCTGCAGTGTGCCAGATGTAGTACGCATATACTGGGGATTGAGATTAACGGTTTCTAAGGGTGGGTTTTCATGCTGGGGTAAGTCTTTACCTGTACGGAACTTCCCCTGCCCCTCtggttttctcccctctcctcctgaagTGTTGACTCCAGCTGATTGCATTAGAGTTGGGGCAAGAGATGAGAAtcctcccattcccctcccccaggcTGGGGACACTGGCCGTTTATACTTCCCGCACCTTttccctggctgaaatcagctgacTCTACACGGACCAGGATCAAACTGGGTGCCCTCCTggattcacatttttaaaaaatgaatcctTTTGTGTATTTGGGTGATGAGAGGGCCTTTTACGAGTGTGAAAGATTATATTCTTACTTTAACCCTAACATCCCTCCACTTCTCAATTCTCAGCTGGCAGGGTGTATCGAGTGTCCTGTATTCAATAATAAATAACCTCTGACAGCCATCAAAGAGTGTGGAACAAAGGTTAGCCTGAGACAACCTGATATGGGACTGAGCTACAAAGCTGCCTCTGTTCAGCCTTATTAAATGTCTTTGGATTTAATTGTTTCTGTTGGCGTGTCTATAAGAAATATGATAAACGTATTGTCCTCTtttcattgtgtgtgtttttCCCCCAATTCTTCTCTCCTCttcctgtcctgaaggtgctgactctcgctggggctcAGTTCCAAACAGCCCCTGGGACCCTTCCCCACTGACCAATTTTCATGTGGATCAAGGCTTTGGcatttagtggtagcattcctgcctgtACAGAGTTCGAACCCTCGCTCCGGAAactcccggcgagtggagaccggagcaccGGCTTGGAATTCTGGGTTGAGATCCCGCGGAATACTCTGGTCCAGTGGCTATGGGTGCAGTCGCCCGCACCCACCCatcaacacccccccacccatcaacacccccccacccatcaacacccccccacccaccaccccttccccacccaccaccccctcccccacctcgtgTGGATTGTGGGAGCCCACAAAACCCTCCCGTCCAATGGGCTGGTGTAAAGTTGGTTACGGCCAACGGAAGGAGCATTCACACCGCAGCCTGTTGGACTGtaaatcagcctgcgaatccttcccccacttcacactGTTCTCTAAGGGAAGAATGCAGAGAAACGCTTTAAAAAAATTGTCGTGTGAAAGGTTGGAGCTGGCTACTTGATCAGAGCTGAGCCCAGTCCTATCTCAGGCTGATATCCGGCACACATGCACAGGGGTCACTGGTTGGAGTCAGCAATGGAACCCCAGCTGATTTAtttgggggagttggggggcaCTGTAGGCAATATTTCCCTGGGCCTGTGCCCGGATTTATCTGGGTGCTGCGATTATTGggaaattaatttaaatggaggAAAATCAGGTGTGTTCACTGGGGTGTGTTCTGACCCATGCCATTTCCCAATATTCACCTTGCCCTGGTGATCCTCTGATCTTCGACACAGACCCAGGGACATTTCCCCTTTTGGACACTAAATAATGCCctggctgacatcagctaactcactATAGACTTGGGATCTTCCTAGaacgtgtttttaaaaaattgattctCTTGTATATTTAATTGCACCTGCACTTTACCGTGTCAATGTTTCTGAAACTGCTTCACGGAATGAGTTATTTTTTGAtgtgttcttgagtgttgttctaTTGGGCAAACAGCAGCCATTCTGtgacccaccaacagcaatgagatgaatgaccagttaatctgtctctattggagttggttgagggaaaaatgtggACCAGGAcctcaggagaactccctgctcttcaaaaatgcagtgggatctttaatctccttggtttaatatctcattcttacccagtctggattatgtgctcaagtcctgacgtggggctcgaacccatgaccatctgactcagaagcgctaccaactgagccaagtggaCACTGTAAGCTGACTAGTTCAATATGAAAGGCCACCTCCTGTTTTAAGCTTGCACCTGGCAGAGTGTATCGAGTGTCCTGTGTTAAACAGTAAATATATCCTGACAGC is part of the Heptranchias perlo isolate sHepPer1 chromosome 34, sHepPer1.hap1, whole genome shotgun sequence genome and encodes:
- the LOC137301597 gene encoding calmodulin-like protein 4, giving the protein MAKFLTQDQIHEFKECFSLYDKTRKGKISAGDLITVMRCLGTRPTPGEVERHLLHHKIERSGELDFSTFLAIIHQQTQQEDPQKEILEAMLMTDKQKRGFITASELRAKLTQLGEKLTNKEVDDLLREANISPNGIVKYEDFIQIITLPPTDY